In Miscanthus floridulus cultivar M001 chromosome 5, ASM1932011v1, whole genome shotgun sequence, one genomic interval encodes:
- the LOC136452564 gene encoding protein MIZU-KUSSEI 1-like, with protein MRTIMARSPHESSFSFSRRNFKWPVLVKSSSHGAAAGGGEDGSGKGSEADDEDESAMAFSSSCPSFHSEDFVSPPPKAPPPPKQRSKKCRTAVSRLRTALAAAIAGRHRQVGLGARLTGTLYGHRRGHVHLAFQVDPRACPALLLELAAPTASLVREMASGLVRIALECDRAKGAACAAAATNGGGCCCRKLVEEKAWRAYCNGKGCGYAVRRECGAADWRVLRALEPVSMGAGVIPAACGGGEGDVMYMRARFERVVGSRDSEAFYMMNPDSSTGGNGGPELSIYLLRV; from the coding sequence ATGAGGACCATCATGGCGAGGAGTCCCCACgagtcctccttctccttctcccggAGGAACTTCAAGTGGCCGGTTCTTGTCAAGAGCAGCAGCCATGGCGCCGCGGCCGGTGGCGGGGAGGACGGCTCCGGCAAGGGCTCGGAggccgacgacgaggacgagTCGGCCATGGCGTTCTCCTCCAGCTGCCCGTCGTTCCACTCGGAGGACTTCGTGTCCCCGCCGCCCAAGGCGCCACCTCCACCTAAGCAGCGCAGCAAGAAGTGCCGCACGGCGGTCTCCCGGCTGCGCACGGCGCTTGCCGCGGCCATCGCCGGCCGGCACCGGCAGGTCGGGCTCGGAGCGCGGCTCACGGGCACGCTCTACGGCCACCGCCGCGGCCACGTGCACCTCGCGTTCCAGGTGGACCCGCGCGCGTGCCCCGCGCTGCTGCTCGAGCTCGCCGCGCCCACGGCGTCCCTGGTGCGCGAGATGGCCTCGGGCCTCGTCCGCATCGCGCTCGAGTGCGACCGCGCCaagggcgccgcctgcgccgcgGCCGCGACCaatggcggcggctgctgctgcaggaAGCTGGTTGAGGAGAAGGCGTGGCGCGCCTACTGCAACGGCAAGGGCTGCGGGTACGCGGTGCGGCGGGAGTGCGGCGCCGCGGACTGGCGCGTGCTGCGCGCGCTGGAGCCCGTGTCTATGGGCGCGGGCGTCATACCGGCGGCGTGCGGCGGTGGCGAGGGCGACGTCATGTACATGCGCGCTCGCTTCGAGCGCGTCGTGGGCTCCCGCGACTCGGAGGCATTCTACATGATGAACCCGGACAGCAGcaccggcggcaatggcggcccGGAGCTTAGCATCTACCTTCTTAGAGTTTGA
- the LOC136452565 gene encoding single-stranded DNA-binding protein, mitochondrial-like, producing the protein MADSSASLLARRLILSRRFLSSPLSSFSTTTTPSSSTSSPSFNGSDAESDPEHEHDQPPAGQDRQQTSNRPRPPDTTRPLENGLDPGIYKAILVGKVGQEPMQKRLRNGRTVVLFSLGTGGIRNNRRPLDREEPHQYADRCSVQWHRVCVYPERLGTVALKNVKTGTVLYLEGNLETKVFCDPITGLVRRIREIAVRSSGRLLFLGNDTNAPKLGEVKGVGYF; encoded by the exons ATGGCGGACTCCTCCGCCTCCCTCCTCGCCCGCCGCCTCATCCTGTCCCGCCGCTTCCTGTCATCCCCCCTCAGCTCCTTCTCCACCACCACGACGCCCAGTTCCTCGACCTCTTCCCCCTCGTTCAACGGATCCGATGCGGAGTCCGACCCTGAGCACGAGCACGACCAGCCCCCCGCGGGCCAGGACCGTCAGCAGACGTCGAACCGCCCGCGCCCGCCAGACACCACCCGCCCTCTCGAGAACGGCCTCGATCCTGGCATCTACAAG GCGATACTGGTGGGGAAGGTCGGGCAGGAGCCGATGCAGAAGCGGCTGCGGAATGGGAGGACCGTCGTGCTCTTCTCGCTCGGCACCGGCGGCATCCGCAACAACCGCCGCCCGCTGGATCGCGAGGAGCCGCACCAGTACGCCGACAGGTGCTCCGTGCAGTGGCACCGCGTCTGCGTCTACCCAGAGCGCCTCGGCACCGTCGCGCTTAAGAACGTCAAGACTGG AACTGTTCTCTACTTGGAAGGAAATCTTGAGACCAAAGTGTTCTGTGATCCAATTACTGGGCTGGTTAGACGCATAAGAGAAATAGCTGTGCGTTCAAGTG GTCGTCTCTTGTTTCTGGGTAATGACACCAATGCTCCAAAGTTAGGTGAAGTCAAGGGCGTCGGCTACTTCTGA